One window of Salegentibacter sp. Hel_I_6 genomic DNA carries:
- the coaD gene encoding pantetheine-phosphate adenylyltransferase codes for MRKAVFPGSFDPITLGHTDIIERALPLFDEIILAIGTNSDKKYMFSLEDRLHFLKETFKDEPKISVTTYKGLTVDFCKEQNAGFLLRGLRNAQDLEFEKAIGQTNYKMSGIDTLFFITSSGKSHISSTVVRDVIRNNGDYKFMVPDVVKK; via the coding sequence ATGAGAAAAGCAGTATTTCCTGGATCTTTTGATCCTATTACATTAGGCCACACCGATATTATTGAAAGAGCGCTGCCGCTATTTGATGAGATCATCCTGGCTATTGGGACCAATTCTGATAAAAAATATATGTTTTCGCTGGAAGACCGACTTCATTTTTTAAAGGAAACATTTAAAGATGAGCCTAAAATAAGTGTAACTACTTACAAAGGACTTACCGTAGATTTTTGCAAGGAACAAAATGCCGGGTTCCTATTACGCGGTCTGAGAAATGCACAGGACCTGGAGTTTGAAAAGGCTATTGGGCAAACCAATTATAAGATGAGCGGCATAGACACTTTGTTCTTTATTACCTCTTCAGGAAAAAGTCATATTTCTTCTACGGTAGTTCGCGATGTAATTCGCAACAATGGAGATTATAAGTTTATGGTGCCAGATGTGGTGAAGAAATAA
- the lysA gene encoding diaminopimelate decarboxylase: MTNQDLLAVAKEFGSPVYVYDAEKIAFQFNRLKNAFSEVKDLRIHYAVKALSNISILKYLNSLGSGMDTVSIQEVKLALKAGVTPKDIIYTPNGVSLEEIEQVVKLGVQINIDNLSILEQFGAKHPDVPVCIRINPHILAGGNSKISVGHVDSKFGISIHQMPLLLRIVENTGMTINGIHMHTGSDILDIEVFLRASEILFDAAKNFKNLEFLDFGSGFKVPYRENDIETDIEELGEKLTERFKNFCKEYGRELTLVFEPGKFLVSEAGKFLAKVNVIKQTTSTVFAGVDTGFNHLIRPMFYGSHHDIKNVSNPEGKFRFYSVVGYICETDTFANNRRIAEITEGDILAFSNAGAYSFSMASNFNSRYRPAEVLWYKGKGHLIRERETFEDLVRHQKVIDFTPKTAKASK, from the coding sequence ATGACCAATCAAGATCTGCTTGCTGTTGCCAAAGAGTTTGGAAGCCCCGTATATGTTTATGATGCCGAAAAAATTGCTTTTCAGTTTAATCGACTTAAAAATGCATTTTCTGAAGTTAAAGATTTGCGTATTCATTACGCGGTAAAGGCGCTTTCTAACATTTCTATCCTGAAATATTTAAATTCATTGGGTAGCGGTATGGATACCGTTTCGATACAGGAAGTGAAATTAGCTTTAAAAGCGGGTGTGACTCCTAAAGATATTATTTACACTCCAAACGGAGTGTCATTAGAGGAAATCGAACAGGTTGTAAAATTAGGAGTTCAGATTAATATCGACAACCTATCTATCCTGGAACAATTTGGCGCGAAACATCCCGATGTGCCGGTTTGTATTCGTATAAATCCGCATATTTTGGCCGGCGGAAACTCAAAAATTTCTGTAGGTCACGTAGATTCTAAATTTGGGATTTCCATTCACCAAATGCCGCTTTTGCTGCGTATTGTTGAAAATACCGGGATGACCATAAATGGGATCCATATGCACACCGGGAGTGATATCCTGGATATTGAGGTTTTTCTTCGTGCGTCGGAGATTTTATTTGATGCCGCTAAAAACTTTAAAAACCTGGAATTCCTTGATTTTGGCAGCGGGTTTAAAGTACCTTATCGCGAAAATGATATTGAAACTGATATAGAAGAACTCGGCGAAAAACTAACCGAACGTTTTAAGAATTTCTGTAAAGAATATGGTCGTGAACTTACTCTTGTTTTTGAACCCGGAAAATTCTTAGTGAGTGAGGCCGGGAAATTTCTTGCAAAAGTAAATGTGATTAAACAAACCACTTCTACCGTTTTCGCAGGGGTAGACACCGGTTTTAACCATTTAATTCGCCCTATGTTTTACGGGTCGCACCACGATATAAAAAACGTTTCAAATCCTGAGGGTAAATTCAGATTTTACTCGGTAGTAGGATATATTTGCGAAACCGATACTTTTGCCAACAACCGCCGAATCGCTGAAATTACCGAAGGAGATATCCTCGCTTTTAGCAACGCAGGCGCTTACTCTTTTTCTATGGCCAGTAATTTTAATTCTCGCTACCGCCCGGCAGAAGTTTTATGGTATAAAGGTAAAGGTCATTTAATTAGGGAACGCGAAACTTTTGAAGATTTAGTAAGACATCAAAAGGTTATAGATTTTACACCAAAAACTGCAAAAGCTTCTAAATAA
- the hutI gene encoding imidazolonepropionase gives MKQLFINIKELLQVREKPVKRLSGAEMKELPSIKNAWLLIEGDKILDYGKMDSLPEINAAKTIDVEGTIILPSWCDSHTHIVYAGNRELEFADRINGLSYEEIANRGGGILNSAKTLQETPEDEIYEQSAKRLEEVMKLGTGAVEIKSGYGLTEEGELKMLRVIKKLQQHYDIPIKATFLGAHAIPKEYKENPEAYMDLVIEKILPKVAEENLAEYIDIFCEKGYFSVADTHKLLSAAKKFGLKPKIHVNQFNAIGGIQAGIEHDALSVDHLEVMRQEDIESLKGTATMPVALPSCSLFLSIPYTPAREMLDAGLALALATDFNPGSTPSGNMNLVVSLACIKMKMTPEEAINAATINGAYAMELSETHGSITKGKQANFIITKEIPSYTFLPYAFGTNSIESVYINGKPVE, from the coding sequence ATGAAACAATTATTCATCAATATAAAGGAACTTCTACAGGTAAGGGAAAAACCAGTGAAAAGACTTTCCGGGGCTGAAATGAAGGAACTTCCTTCAATTAAAAACGCCTGGTTGCTTATTGAAGGTGATAAAATTTTAGATTACGGCAAAATGGATTCCCTGCCAGAGATAAATGCCGCTAAAACTATTGATGTTGAAGGGACAATTATTCTTCCTTCCTGGTGCGATTCTCATACTCATATTGTTTATGCCGGGAACCGGGAACTGGAATTCGCAGATCGTATTAACGGACTCTCCTACGAAGAAATCGCCAATCGAGGTGGTGGAATTTTAAACTCAGCTAAAACCTTACAGGAAACTCCTGAAGATGAAATTTATGAGCAATCGGCAAAACGCCTGGAGGAAGTGATGAAATTGGGAACCGGCGCGGTAGAAATTAAATCGGGTTACGGTTTAACTGAAGAAGGTGAGTTGAAAATGCTTCGGGTTATAAAAAAACTTCAACAACATTATGATATTCCCATTAAAGCTACTTTTCTAGGAGCACACGCTATTCCGAAGGAATATAAAGAGAATCCTGAAGCTTATATGGATTTAGTTATTGAAAAAATCTTGCCAAAAGTTGCTGAAGAAAACCTTGCAGAATATATAGATATTTTCTGCGAAAAGGGATACTTCAGCGTTGCTGATACACACAAATTGCTTTCTGCAGCGAAAAAATTCGGATTAAAACCGAAAATTCACGTCAATCAATTTAACGCTATTGGTGGAATTCAAGCCGGCATTGAACACGATGCACTTAGCGTTGATCACCTGGAAGTAATGCGCCAGGAAGATATTGAAAGTTTAAAGGGCACCGCTACCATGCCGGTGGCTCTTCCCTCCTGCTCTTTGTTTTTAAGTATTCCTTACACACCGGCTCGTGAAATGCTTGATGCCGGTTTGGCCTTAGCTTTAGCTACAGATTTTAATCCCGGTAGCACCCCCAGCGGAAATATGAATTTGGTAGTTTCCCTGGCTTGTATTAAAATGAAAATGACTCCCGAGGAGGCTATAAATGCAGCTACAATAAACGGAGCTTACGCCATGGAACTCAGCGAAACCCACGGTAGTATTACTAAAGGAAAACAGGCAAATTTTATAATCACAAAAGAAATTCCCTCGTATACCTTTTTACCATATGCTTTCGGCACCAATTCTATTGAATCGGTTTATATTAACGGAAAACCCGTGGAGTAA
- a CDS encoding MBL fold metallo-hydrolase — MKFLYTLMAVVILFTGCKNEGKEAENNSSMEKNPYGEEKNVLEADSAAIDIHPISHATAVIDWGDHSFYIDPVGGAEAFEGQEKPDFILITDIHGDHMSVETLEGMDLDGVHIIAPQAVVDEMPEELKDIFRALENGATTRVLDFYIEAIPMYNLPEDEDSRHPKGRGNGYIVERNGQRLYIAGDTEDIPEMRELENIEIALIPMNMPYTMTVEDAADGVLAFAPDKVIPFHFRGQDGFADVEKFKKLVNEGNKDIEVELLEWYPNSEE; from the coding sequence ATGAAATTTTTATACACTTTAATGGCAGTGGTAATTCTTTTTACCGGCTGTAAAAATGAAGGAAAAGAAGCTGAAAACAATAGCTCTATGGAGAAGAATCCCTATGGAGAGGAGAAAAACGTGTTGGAAGCTGATTCTGCCGCTATAGATATTCATCCTATATCTCACGCAACGGCGGTTATAGACTGGGGAGATCATAGTTTTTATATAGATCCCGTTGGCGGCGCTGAAGCATTTGAAGGCCAGGAAAAACCAGATTTCATTCTTATAACCGATATTCATGGAGACCATATGAGCGTGGAAACCCTGGAGGGAATGGATCTTGACGGAGTTCATATTATTGCTCCGCAGGCCGTAGTTGATGAAATGCCGGAAGAATTGAAAGATATTTTCAGAGCCTTAGAAAATGGCGCTACTACCCGTGTGCTTGATTTTTATATTGAGGCGATCCCTATGTATAATTTACCTGAAGATGAAGATTCCAGGCATCCAAAAGGACGAGGCAATGGCTATATTGTAGAGAGAAATGGGCAGCGACTTTATATCGCCGGGGATACTGAAGACATTCCCGAAATGAGGGAACTTGAAAACATTGAGATCGCTTTAATCCCAATGAACATGCCTTATACCATGACGGTTGAAGATGCTGCCGATGGCGTTTTGGCTTTTGCACCAGATAAGGTAATTCCTTTCCATTTTAGGGGTCAGGATGGATTTGCTGATGTAGAGAAATTCAAGAAATTGGTAAACGAAGGCAATAAAGATATTGAAGTAGAATTATTAGAATGGTATCCCAATAGCGAAGAATAA
- a CDS encoding MFS transporter produces MNKALVALAIGGFGIGMTEFVIMGILPDVAAALEITIPQAGHFISAYALGVVVGAPLLTAFGGKWPAHKTLLLLMVWFTVFNSLSAFANSYELLLVSRFLSGLPHGAFFGIGAVVAGQLAKPGKSAQAIAIMFTGLTLANVFGVPLGTYLGHNYSWNVSFMLVGVIGLLAIASVKFWMPELPKSSSEGIRKDLNVLKRGELWMVVLLTTIGTGGFFAWYSYIAPLITDVAGHPEGFVSYVMVLAGVGMVIGNLIGAKLAEKFSPIYAVIMSMVLMVFALITNAYVAENQIAILVMTFLIATIAFCLSTPIQMVMINSAKGSESLGSSMNQSAFNMGNASGAYFAGLPIALGFGFTSASLVGAVMAGLGVFIALAIIIIRRRKESAVATAS; encoded by the coding sequence ATGAATAAAGCACTTGTTGCACTGGCTATTGGAGGTTTCGGAATTGGAATGACCGAATTCGTTATCATGGGAATTCTTCCAGATGTGGCTGCGGCTTTAGAAATTACTATTCCGCAAGCCGGGCATTTCATTTCGGCCTATGCTTTAGGGGTTGTCGTTGGTGCGCCGCTGCTTACCGCTTTTGGCGGAAAATGGCCTGCACATAAAACACTGCTCCTACTTATGGTTTGGTTTACTGTTTTTAATTCGCTTTCGGCTTTTGCCAATTCTTACGAACTTTTATTGGTATCGCGGTTTCTTTCTGGATTACCTCACGGAGCTTTCTTCGGCATTGGTGCCGTGGTGGCCGGCCAATTAGCAAAACCGGGGAAATCTGCACAAGCTATCGCAATAATGTTCACGGGACTTACCCTGGCGAATGTTTTTGGGGTGCCACTGGGCACCTATTTAGGCCATAATTATAGCTGGAATGTTTCTTTTATGCTCGTGGGTGTAATAGGTTTACTGGCCATTGCCAGCGTAAAATTCTGGATGCCTGAATTACCAAAATCCTCTTCTGAAGGAATAAGAAAAGATTTAAATGTATTAAAGCGTGGAGAACTTTGGATGGTGGTTTTACTTACCACCATTGGAACCGGTGGCTTTTTTGCCTGGTACAGTTATATCGCGCCATTAATTACCGATGTAGCCGGCCACCCCGAAGGTTTTGTAAGTTATGTTATGGTTCTTGCCGGTGTGGGAATGGTTATAGGAAACCTCATTGGGGCCAAGCTCGCGGAAAAGTTCTCTCCTATTTATGCAGTAATTATGAGTATGGTTTTAATGGTTTTTGCCTTGATTACCAATGCCTATGTTGCTGAAAATCAAATCGCAATTTTAGTAATGACTTTCTTAATCGCTACCATTGCCTTTTGCCTCTCTACCCCAATTCAAATGGTAATGATCAATTCAGCGAAAGGATCAGAAAGTTTGGGTTCTTCTATGAACCAGAGCGCTTTTAATATGGGAAATGCCTCTGGCGCTTATTTTGCCGGATTGCCTATCGCTCTGGGATTTGGATTTACCTCGGCTTCTTTAGTAGGTGCGGTTATGGCCGGGTTGGGCGTTTTTATAGCCCTTGCGATTATTATTATTAGAAGACGAAAAGAAAGTGCTGTCGCTACTGCGAGTTAA
- a CDS encoding PASTA domain-containing protein, translating into MGFFKFIFSKTFLIQIVIAAILVIVLAFLSLQWLDYSTNQDQRIAVPDLSKQSLDVVDDQLAELDLRYEILDSANYNPDFPRYSVIEQAPEPGQFVKENRKIYLTLNPSGYRKVMIPNLMRSTRRQAEPTLRALGFEIGDVSYKPDIAEDAVLELRHKGQKLEPGDELMKTSKIDLVLGDGSGRYRMEGEEEQDSINNEAEEIEF; encoded by the coding sequence ATGGGATTCTTTAAATTTATTTTCAGCAAAACATTTTTAATTCAAATAGTGATTGCTGCAATTTTGGTAATAGTGCTTGCTTTTTTATCGCTGCAATGGTTGGATTATTCCACCAACCAGGATCAGCGTATCGCCGTTCCAGATCTCTCTAAACAGTCTTTAGATGTAGTAGATGATCAATTGGCAGAACTGGATTTAAGATATGAGATCCTTGATTCTGCAAATTATAATCCCGATTTTCCACGTTATTCGGTAATAGAACAGGCGCCGGAGCCGGGACAGTTTGTAAAAGAAAATAGAAAGATTTATCTCACTTTAAATCCTTCGGGATATAGAAAAGTAATGATTCCAAATTTAATGAGAAGCACTCGCCGCCAGGCAGAACCTACCTTGAGAGCTTTAGGTTTTGAAATTGGCGATGTGAGTTATAAACCAGACATTGCTGAAGATGCGGTATTGGAGTTGAGGCATAAAGGCCAAAAACTGGAGCCTGGAGATGAATTGATGAAAACTTCTAAAATAGATCTTGTATTGGGTGATGGTTCTGGCAGGTATAGAATGGAAGGTGAAGAA
- a CDS encoding 2'-5' RNA ligase family protein, whose protein sequence is MPLYFLAIIPSEEICKRVKSLKLEIAEKYGAKQALKLPAHITLQIPFKIPETEEEKLIELLENFAENQNSFPLNLKDFGRFGQKVIFINIEDHEPIKKLHANLQKVLSENFSFKKQEAFPKIHPHITLASRDLHYNEFPNAWADFKEREFQASFTAKSFTLLKHDGKQWHRHCKFKLE, encoded by the coding sequence ATGCCTCTCTATTTCCTCGCTATAATTCCTTCGGAAGAAATTTGTAAACGGGTAAAATCGCTTAAACTGGAAATTGCCGAAAAATATGGAGCGAAACAAGCGCTGAAATTACCGGCGCATATAACACTTCAAATTCCCTTTAAAATTCCAGAAACCGAAGAAGAAAAACTCATTGAGTTACTTGAGAATTTCGCTGAAAATCAAAATAGTTTTCCGCTTAATTTAAAAGATTTTGGAAGGTTTGGCCAAAAAGTGATTTTTATTAATATTGAAGATCACGAACCAATTAAGAAACTCCACGCCAACTTACAAAAAGTGCTTTCAGAAAATTTCAGTTTTAAAAAGCAAGAAGCATTTCCTAAAATTCATCCGCATATCACCCTGGCCAGTCGGGATCTGCATTATAATGAATTTCCCAACGCCTGGGCAGATTTTAAAGAACGTGAGTTTCAGGCTTCCTTTACCGCGAAATCATTTACACTGCTAAAACATGATGGAAAGCAGTGGCATCGCCATTGTAAATTTAAATTAGAATAA
- a CDS encoding GNAT family N-acetyltransferase has protein sequence MEITAYQSNYAEDFKNLNLAWLEKYFWVEPHDEEVLGNPGKYIIEPGGNIFFVRDEEKIIGCVALMKIEDGVFELTKMAITPEYQGKKVGQKLMEHTLDFTKKQGWDHLIIFSNRKLENAIYIYKKYGFKEIPIGENNPYTRGDIKMRLDLY, from the coding sequence ATGGAAATAACCGCTTACCAGTCAAACTACGCCGAAGATTTTAAAAACCTCAATTTAGCCTGGTTAGAAAAATATTTTTGGGTAGAACCTCATGATGAAGAAGTACTTGGAAACCCTGGAAAATATATAATTGAACCTGGTGGGAATATTTTCTTTGTAAGAGATGAAGAAAAGATCATTGGGTGTGTGGCACTAATGAAAATAGAAGATGGAGTTTTTGAACTTACCAAAATGGCCATTACTCCGGAATACCAGGGAAAGAAAGTAGGGCAAAAATTAATGGAACACACATTAGATTTCACTAAAAAACAAGGCTGGGATCATTTGATAATCTTTTCAAACCGAAAGCTTGAAAACGCGATTTATATTTATAAAAAGTATGGCTTTAAAGAAATTCCAATAGGAGAAAATAATCCCTACACCCGGGGAGATATCAAAATGCGCCTTGATCTTTACTAA
- the sucC gene encoding ADP-forming succinate--CoA ligase subunit beta, with protein sequence MNIHEYQGKEILSSFGVRIQRGLVAHNAKEAVDAAKELTEQTGTGWHVIKAQVHAGGRGKGGGVKLAKNLKEVEEVAGNIIGMNLVTPQTTAEGKKVHQVLVAEDVYYPGDNEPEEYYMSVLLNRATGRNMIMYSTEGGVDIETVAEETPHLIFTEEIDPATGLMPFQARRIAFNLKLSGTAFKEMTKFVMSLYTAFEKSDSSLFEINPVLKTSDDKILAVDAKVTLDDNALFRHKDYAEMRDTREENQTEVEAGEVGLNFVNLDGNVGCMVNGAGLAMATMDLIKQAGGEPANFLDVGGTADAKRVEEAFRLILKDDKVEAILVNIFGGIVRCDRVAQGIVDAYKNLGDTINVPIIVRLQGTNADIAKKLIDDSGFKIHSAVQFQEAADKVQEVLK encoded by the coding sequence ATGAACATACACGAATATCAAGGAAAAGAAATTTTAAGCAGTTTTGGCGTACGCATTCAGCGTGGTTTAGTTGCACATAATGCAAAAGAGGCCGTAGATGCCGCTAAAGAACTAACCGAGCAAACCGGTACCGGATGGCACGTAATAAAAGCCCAGGTACACGCCGGTGGACGTGGAAAAGGTGGTGGTGTAAAACTAGCCAAAAACCTTAAAGAGGTGGAAGAAGTAGCAGGAAACATCATTGGGATGAATCTTGTAACTCCACAAACTACCGCTGAAGGTAAAAAAGTACACCAGGTTTTAGTTGCCGAGGATGTTTACTATCCTGGCGATAACGAGCCAGAAGAATATTACATGTCTGTATTGCTAAACCGTGCAACCGGTCGTAATATGATTATGTATTCTACTGAAGGTGGTGTGGATATTGAAACTGTTGCTGAAGAAACTCCGCATTTAATTTTTACTGAAGAGATAGATCCTGCAACTGGACTTATGCCTTTCCAGGCCAGAAGAATTGCATTCAATTTAAAACTTAGTGGTACAGCTTTTAAAGAAATGACCAAGTTTGTAATGTCACTTTACACAGCTTTTGAAAAATCTGATTCTTCACTTTTCGAGATCAACCCGGTTTTGAAGACAAGTGATGATAAAATTCTTGCTGTAGATGCTAAAGTAACCCTTGATGATAACGCACTTTTCCGTCATAAAGACTATGCTGAAATGCGCGATACTCGTGAAGAAAATCAAACTGAAGTTGAAGCTGGGGAAGTTGGGCTTAACTTTGTAAACCTGGACGGAAACGTTGGGTGTATGGTTAACGGTGCCGGACTTGCCATGGCAACAATGGACCTTATTAAACAAGCTGGTGGAGAACCTGCAAACTTCCTTGACGTTGGTGGTACAGCTGATGCCAAGCGAGTTGAAGAAGCTTTCCGTTTGATCTTAAAAGATGATAAAGTAGAAGCGATCCTGGTAAACATTTTTGGAGGAATTGTTCGTTGTGACCGTGTGGCGCAGGGAATTGTAGATGCCTACAAAAACCTTGGAGACACTATTAACGTGCCAATTATTGTACGTTTACAGGGAACCAATGCAGATATCGCCAAGAAATTAATTGACGATAGCGGATTTAAGATCCACTCTGCTGTTCAATTCCAGGAAGCTGCAGATAAAGTACAGGAAGTACTTAAATAA
- a CDS encoding formimidoylglutamase: MEALKIYNYKSVEKLISIRDGETRFGEKIGFVESLESLKKSKAKYVLFGIPEDIGIRANHGKPGASKAWEVCLNSLLNIQNNEFTTPENLVLLGEISCKAEMEKAANIDENDPNYYPKLGDLVEKIDDKVSFLVEQIVSAGKIPIIIGGGHNNAFGNIIGTSKAIKKPVNILNIDAHTDLRKLEHRHSGNGFSFTQRDGFLGKYAIFGLHKNYTPQYIFDELKSVSNIKFHLFEDLILQTHQGKMAAFNSQLEFVNKQAFGLELDCDAISNFPSSAQSPSGFALNMVRNFLQLTAEEKNCKYLHICEAAPTSTSPGQVGKALAYFITDFMEKSNN; the protein is encoded by the coding sequence ATGGAAGCTTTAAAAATTTATAATTATAAATCGGTTGAAAAGCTTATTTCAATTCGAGATGGAGAAACCCGCTTTGGAGAAAAAATTGGTTTTGTAGAAAGTTTAGAGTCCTTGAAGAAATCTAAAGCTAAATATGTTCTTTTTGGAATCCCTGAAGATATTGGCATTAGGGCCAACCACGGTAAACCTGGGGCTTCAAAAGCCTGGGAAGTTTGTTTAAATTCACTTTTAAATATTCAGAATAATGAATTTACCACTCCAGAGAATCTCGTATTACTTGGTGAAATAAGCTGTAAGGCAGAAATGGAAAAAGCAGCCAATATAGATGAGAATGATCCTAATTATTATCCAAAACTTGGCGACCTGGTAGAAAAGATTGATGATAAAGTGAGTTTTTTGGTAGAGCAAATAGTTTCGGCAGGAAAAATTCCAATAATAATTGGCGGGGGGCACAACAATGCTTTTGGCAATATAATAGGAACTTCAAAAGCTATTAAAAAGCCGGTAAATATTCTAAATATTGATGCACATACCGATCTTAGAAAACTGGAACACCGCCATAGCGGGAATGGTTTTAGCTTTACGCAGCGTGACGGGTTCCTGGGAAAATATGCGATTTTTGGTTTACATAAGAATTATACTCCTCAATATATTTTTGATGAATTAAAATCGGTTTCTAATATTAAATTTCATCTTTTTGAAGACCTTATTTTACAAACACACCAGGGAAAAATGGCCGCCTTTAATTCACAATTGGAATTTGTAAATAAACAGGCTTTTGGTCTAGAACTGGACTGTGATGCGATAAGTAATTTCCCAAGCAGTGCGCAATCACCTTCGGGTTTTGCTTTGAATATGGTAAGGAACTTTTTACAACTTACTGCTGAAGAAAAAAATTGTAAATACCTACATATTTGCGAAGCCGCACCTACCTCCACCAGCCCGGGACAGGTTGGAAAAGCACTGGCCTATTTCATTACCGATTTTATGGAAAAAAGTAATAATTAA
- a CDS encoding D-alanine--D-alanine ligase: MKKKIAIAMGGFSSEYHISINSGNMVYKHLNRDLYEPYRVHILRKEWVVVADDDTPYPINKNDFTVKIDGKIISFDCVFNTIHGTPGENGLLQAYLELIGIPQTTCGYYQAALTFNKRDLISVLKPYGIKTALNYFLNKEDKVNADEIIARVGLPCFVKANRAGSSFGITKVKTEEQLIPATKTAFKEDDEVIIESFLDGTEVSVGVITYKGKIKALPVTEIISENEFFDYEAKYLGKSQEITPANISEEKTKQVQEIAKLIYRKLKMRGFTRSEFIFHNGEPHFIEMNTTPGLSQASILPQQAKAAGISLTDLYGSAIETALKLQ; the protein is encoded by the coding sequence ATGAAGAAAAAAATTGCCATCGCCATGGGCGGCTTTTCCAGTGAATATCATATTTCTATCAATAGCGGAAATATGGTTTATAAACATCTTAACCGCGATCTTTATGAACCTTACCGGGTGCATATTTTGCGTAAAGAATGGGTGGTGGTAGCCGATGATGATACCCCTTACCCGATCAATAAAAATGATTTTACGGTAAAAATAGACGGAAAAATAATTTCTTTCGATTGCGTTTTTAATACTATTCACGGTACCCCGGGAGAAAACGGACTTTTACAGGCTTACCTGGAATTAATAGGGATTCCTCAAACTACCTGTGGATACTATCAGGCGGCATTAACTTTTAATAAACGAGATCTGATAAGTGTTTTAAAGCCCTACGGAATAAAAACCGCCTTAAATTATTTTTTGAATAAAGAAGATAAGGTAAATGCTGATGAGATTATTGCTAGAGTTGGCCTGCCCTGTTTTGTAAAGGCCAATCGTGCCGGCAGTAGTTTTGGAATTACCAAAGTGAAAACTGAAGAACAACTAATCCCAGCTACAAAAACCGCTTTTAAAGAAGATGACGAAGTAATTATTGAATCTTTCCTGGACGGGACTGAGGTTTCGGTTGGCGTGATTACCTATAAAGGAAAAATTAAAGCTTTACCGGTTACCGAGATTATTTCAGAAAATGAATTCTTTGATTACGAAGCTAAATATTTAGGAAAATCGCAGGAAATAACCCCGGCGAATATTTCAGAAGAAAAGACAAAACAGGTTCAGGAAATCGCAAAACTGATTTACAGAAAATTAAAAATGCGCGGCTTTACCCGTTCTGAATTTATTTTCCATAATGGCGAACCGCATTTTATTGAAATGAACACCACCCCGGGCTTAAGCCAGGCGAGTATTTTACCTCAACAAGCTAAAGCCGCCGGAATTAGTTTAACCGATCTTTATGGGAGCGCGATTGAAACAGCATTAAAACTTCAATAG